From Triticum aestivum cultivar Chinese Spring chromosome 4A, IWGSC CS RefSeq v2.1, whole genome shotgun sequence, a single genomic window includes:
- the LOC123084874 gene encoding late embryogenesis abundant protein D-34: MSQGQQRRPSSDQAQADGGGQSQEQGGGAVRYGDVFLAVTGGLAEKPVAPQDAATMQSAENLVFGETIKGGPAATMQSAAMRNERMGVVGHDQATDATAEQGVTVSETCVPGGRIVTEFVAGQVVSQYLAPDGADPARGAAGDDTKMTIGEALEAAGYAAGDRPVEHSDAAAIQAAKVRATGQDVYIPGDLAAQAQSAADANLWAARDEEKAKLGEVLSNATAKLVAHKERNATAKLVADKEVESDDAARVASAETRNKDDKTVRPGGIAASVAAAARLNKQDA; this comes from the exons ATGAGCCAGGGGCAGCAGAGGAGGCCGTCGTCTGACCAAGCCCAGGCGGACGGCGGCGGGCAGAGCCAGGAACAGGGAGGAGGCGCCGTCCGCTACGGCGACGTGTTCCTGGCCGTGACCGGCGGCCTCGCGGAGAAGCCCGTGGCGCCGCAGGACGCGGCCACGATGCAGTCGGCGGAGAACCTCGTGTTCGGGGAGACGATCAAGGGCGGGCCGGCGGCCACCATGCAGTCCGCGGCCATGCGGAACGAGCGCATGGGCGTCGTCGGCCACGACCAGGCCACGGACGCCACAGCCGAGCAGGGCGTCACCGTGTCCGAGACCTGCGTCCCCGGCGGACGCATCGTCACCGAGTTCGTCGCCGGGCAGGTCGTCAGCCAGTACCTCGCGCCGGATGGTGCCGACCCTGCTAGGGGAGCCGCTGGCGACGATACGAAGATGACAATCGGTGAGGCGCTGGAGGCGGCAGGTTATGCTGCAGGAGACAGGCCGGTGGAGCACAGCGACGCGGCGGCCATCCAGGCGGCCAAAGTGAGAGCCACCGGGCAGGACGTCTATATCCCCGGGGATCTGGCCGCGCAGGCGCAGTCGGCCGCCGACGCCAACCTCTGGGCCGCGCGCGACGAGGAGAAGGCCAAGCTCGGTGAAGTGCTCTCG AATGCGACGGCGAAGCTGGTTGCCCACAAGGAGCGGAATGCGACGGCGAAGCTGGTTGCGGACAAGGAGGTGGAGTCCGACGACGCGGCGAGGGTGGCCTCGGCGGAGACCCGAAACAAGGACGACAAGACGGTGAGGCCGGGAGGGATAGCGGCGTCCGTGGCTGCGGCCGCGCGGCTCAACAAGCAGGACGCATAG